Proteins encoded within one genomic window of Variovorax sp. OAS795:
- a CDS encoding substrate-binding domain-containing protein, which translates to MDRRTFLHGLAAAAAASSSAVRAASPLNVAVMLPMSGPAGLFGPSAKACAELAVQTINARGGVLGRNINALFGDAGLPPAEASQTALKLWKGQGAQAVIGMHDSAVRGALVGLFKGQVPYFYTPVYEGGECARGTYLNGETPAQQLAPVIPWLASERKPKKWYMIGNDYIWGRNTNAAAKGYIAQTGAQVVGDEYLPFTADNFDSSLARIRESGADAVLVSLVGGASVGFNKAFASFGLADKAIRLGTLIEENTLAGIGLANARNLYSSAGYFANIETPAAKAFSDAYFKRFGAQAPALNGLAESVYEGFLMLEAMTARAKSLDVAKLEPASEGASYNGPRGAVTMHARHVDQDIYLADVGDKGFRVVKTFARIASGQSCKA; encoded by the coding sequence ATGGACCGTCGTACCTTTCTCCACGGCCTTGCGGCCGCCGCGGCTGCCAGTTCTTCGGCCGTGCGCGCGGCATCGCCGCTCAACGTGGCCGTCATGCTGCCGATGAGCGGGCCGGCCGGACTCTTCGGCCCCTCGGCCAAGGCCTGCGCCGAGCTGGCCGTGCAGACGATCAACGCCCGCGGCGGCGTGCTCGGCCGCAACATCAACGCGCTCTTCGGCGATGCCGGGCTGCCGCCCGCCGAAGCGTCGCAGACCGCGCTCAAGCTCTGGAAAGGGCAGGGCGCACAGGCGGTGATCGGCATGCACGACAGCGCGGTGCGCGGCGCGCTGGTGGGGCTCTTCAAGGGACAGGTGCCGTATTTCTACACGCCGGTGTACGAAGGCGGCGAATGCGCGCGCGGCACCTACCTGAACGGCGAGACGCCCGCGCAGCAGCTCGCGCCGGTGATTCCATGGCTGGCCTCGGAACGCAAGCCGAAGAAGTGGTACATGATCGGCAACGACTACATCTGGGGCCGCAACACCAACGCCGCGGCCAAGGGCTACATCGCCCAGACCGGCGCCCAGGTCGTCGGCGACGAGTACCTGCCGTTCACCGCCGACAACTTCGATTCGAGCCTGGCCCGCATCCGCGAAAGCGGCGCTGACGCGGTGCTGGTGTCGCTGGTGGGCGGTGCCTCGGTCGGCTTCAACAAGGCCTTCGCGAGCTTCGGGCTGGCCGACAAGGCGATCCGCCTCGGCACGCTGATCGAGGAGAACACGCTGGCCGGCATCGGCCTGGCCAACGCGCGCAACCTGTATTCGAGCGCGGGCTATTTCGCCAACATCGAGACGCCGGCGGCCAAGGCCTTCTCGGACGCCTACTTCAAGCGGTTCGGCGCGCAGGCGCCCGCGCTGAACGGGCTGGCCGAATCGGTCTACGAAGGCTTCCTGATGCTGGAGGCGATGACTGCGCGCGCCAAGTCGCTCGACGTGGCGAAGCTGGAACCGGCCAGCGAAGGCGCGAGCTACAACGGCCCGCGCGGCGCCGTCACCATGCATGCGCGGCATGTCGACCAGGACATTTATCTCGCCGACGTGGGCGACAAGGGCTTTCGCGTCGTGAAGACCTTCGCGCGCATCGCGTCGGGCCAATCCTGCAAGGCGTGA
- a CDS encoding branched-chain amino acid ABC transporter permease, translating into MDTSWLLHALNLAYELATLGLTTLGLAVVFGLLGVMNMAHGEFVMLGAYAVVTVQAWGWPIATAMPLAMLVCGVLGYAVERWLIRPLYARPFDTLLATWGLAMVMRKTVEAVYGRGYRNVESTLGAPVDLGGVQYPGYRLALIALAVVLMIGLALWYRRSTMGLRVRAMTGNPVLAQALGIDTRRLASQTFVIGVVLAGAAGVLLAPLVRIEPGIGVDYLLDSFFVLVVGGLGTLGGFGGGVGVIGGTQSAVSSIAGQTSGYAVVLILSILFLWLKPNGLFGRR; encoded by the coding sequence ATGGACACCAGCTGGCTGCTGCACGCGCTGAACCTGGCCTACGAATTGGCGACGCTGGGCCTCACCACGCTCGGCCTCGCGGTGGTGTTCGGCCTGCTCGGCGTGATGAACATGGCGCACGGCGAGTTCGTGATGCTGGGTGCCTACGCGGTGGTGACCGTGCAGGCCTGGGGCTGGCCTATCGCCACGGCCATGCCGCTGGCCATGCTCGTGTGCGGCGTGCTGGGCTATGCGGTGGAGCGCTGGCTGATCCGACCGCTGTATGCGCGGCCTTTCGACACATTGCTGGCCACCTGGGGCCTGGCGATGGTCATGCGCAAGACGGTCGAGGCGGTGTACGGGCGCGGCTACCGCAACGTCGAGAGCACGCTGGGCGCGCCGGTCGACCTGGGCGGCGTGCAGTACCCGGGTTACCGGCTCGCACTGATCGCGCTGGCGGTGGTGCTGATGATCGGCCTTGCGCTCTGGTATCGGCGCAGCACCATGGGGCTGCGCGTGCGGGCGATGACCGGCAATCCGGTGCTCGCGCAGGCACTGGGCATCGACACGCGCCGGCTGGCCTCGCAGACTTTCGTCATCGGCGTGGTGCTGGCCGGCGCCGCCGGCGTGCTGCTGGCACCGCTGGTGCGCATCGAGCCCGGCATCGGCGTCGACTACCTGCTCGATTCCTTCTTCGTGCTGGTGGTCGGTGGGCTCGGCACGCTCGGCGGCTTCGGCGGCGGCGTGGGCGTGATCGGCGGCACCCAGTCCGCCGTCAGCAGCATCGCGGGCCAGACCAGCGGCTATGCGGTGGTGCTGATTCTCTCGATCCTCTTTCTCTGGTTGAAACCGAATGGACTCTTTGGACGCCGTTGA
- a CDS encoding ATP-binding cassette domain-containing protein, whose protein sequence is MALPFVSNDFVAYQIALFLIYGIATQGVALCWGRLGFLPLGHALFFGLGAYLAGGMLKAAQQQPAWFAALPLALLAPAALAYVAARLVFARSHRSGPFFSLITLAMTMLGFLAVQQWSAVTGGFNGMADIPELPGTERYSSFYWVVAACALGSTLLIAGMLGRPLGLLWTALAQNEERLQLFGYATDRIKAVAFAFSAMLAALAGALFALHQGIVTPLTMGFVLSTEFVIWAAVGGKASPLGALLGAVFVGYASSELRDHFAYWEVAVGAIFILVVRFLPDGLAGLGRRFSARAEEIPQAHKTLAPEVRAQGADVRLAFEQVESAQGGVRILDGLTFDLQGPGLRCVIGPNGAGKTSAFNVMTGRLPLRAGRIRLDGADVSGATAWRVARQGVGRKLQIPSVFPGLSVSQNLDVALWAGRLHPAASLQRAPLAWDSPLRGELLALFPALGRQLQAPAGSLSQGERQALEFVMTMLPQPRLVLLDEPCAGLSPAETHHMIEAIKTATGRLGAAALVIEHDISAVAAIGGDVYVLHQGKLLARGPLAQIQADPAVRAVYAGARK, encoded by the coding sequence GTGGCACTGCCCTTCGTGTCGAACGATTTCGTCGCCTACCAGATCGCGCTGTTTCTCATCTACGGCATCGCGACACAGGGCGTGGCGCTGTGCTGGGGGCGGCTCGGCTTCCTGCCGCTGGGACATGCGCTGTTCTTCGGCCTGGGCGCCTACCTGGCCGGCGGCATGTTGAAAGCGGCACAGCAGCAGCCGGCCTGGTTCGCTGCCTTGCCGCTGGCGCTGCTCGCACCCGCCGCACTGGCCTACGTGGCGGCGCGGCTGGTGTTCGCACGCAGCCACCGCAGCGGGCCGTTCTTCTCGCTCATCACCCTGGCGATGACGATGCTCGGCTTCCTCGCGGTGCAGCAATGGAGCGCGGTCACCGGCGGCTTCAACGGCATGGCCGATATTCCCGAGCTGCCCGGCACCGAGCGCTACAGCAGCTTCTACTGGGTGGTCGCGGCCTGCGCGCTGGGCAGCACGCTGCTGATCGCGGGCATGCTCGGGCGGCCGCTGGGCCTCTTGTGGACCGCGCTGGCGCAAAACGAGGAGCGGCTGCAGCTCTTCGGCTACGCCACCGACCGCATCAAGGCCGTCGCCTTCGCGTTCTCCGCGATGCTCGCGGCCCTGGCCGGCGCGCTGTTCGCCCTGCACCAGGGCATCGTCACACCACTGACGATGGGCTTCGTGCTGTCCACAGAGTTCGTCATCTGGGCCGCGGTGGGCGGCAAGGCCAGTCCGCTGGGCGCGCTGCTCGGCGCCGTGTTCGTCGGCTATGCGTCGTCGGAGCTGCGCGACCACTTTGCCTACTGGGAGGTGGCTGTCGGCGCGATCTTCATTCTGGTGGTGCGGTTCCTGCCCGATGGGCTGGCCGGGTTGGGGCGGCGGTTCTCGGCGCGCGCAGAAGAGATTCCGCAGGCGCACAAGACACTGGCACCGGAGGTGAGGGCGCAGGGGGCCGACGTGCGCCTCGCGTTCGAGCAGGTCGAGTCCGCCCAAGGCGGCGTGCGCATCCTCGACGGCCTCACGTTCGACCTGCAAGGCCCCGGCCTGCGCTGCGTGATCGGACCCAACGGCGCGGGCAAGACCTCGGCCTTCAACGTGATGACCGGCCGCCTGCCGCTGCGCGCCGGGCGCATCCGGCTGGACGGCGCCGACGTCTCGGGTGCCACCGCCTGGCGCGTGGCCCGGCAGGGCGTGGGGCGCAAGCTGCAGATTCCTTCGGTCTTTCCCGGCCTGAGCGTGAGCCAGAACCTCGATGTCGCGCTATGGGCAGGTCGCCTGCATCCCGCCGCGTCATTGCAGCGTGCGCCGTTGGCATGGGACAGCCCGCTGCGCGGTGAGCTGCTCGCGCTCTTTCCCGCACTCGGCAGGCAACTGCAGGCGCCGGCCGGCAGCCTCTCGCAGGGTGAGCGGCAGGCGCTGGAGTTCGTCATGACCATGCTGCCGCAGCCCCGCCTCGTGCTGCTCGACGAACCCTGTGCCGGCCTGTCGCCCGCGGAGACGCACCACATGATCGAAGCGATCAAGACTGCGACCGGACGCCTGGGCGCGGCGGCGCTGGTCATCGAGCACGACATCAGCGCAGTGGCCGCCATTGGTGGCGACGTCTACGTGCTGCACCAGGGCAAGCTGCTGGCGCGCGGCCCGCTGGCACAGATCCAGGCCGACCCCGCCGTGCGGGCGGTCTATGCGGGAGCGCGCAAATGA
- a CDS encoding ATP-binding cassette domain-containing protein, translating to MSTPLLVFDDVVCGYGDTMMLRGLAGAVGTGRVLAVLGRNGVGKTTLMRALSGFLPLQRGRVMLAGRDLARVPPQQRLAAGMAYAPQEGVVFGDLSVRENLWLHLRSRDGQRYGACLEAFPRLAERMQQSAGLLSGGERKLLSFTRTLGLRAPLSILDEPTEGVQPENIERMARLVRARKAEGASFVIVEQNLEFLLSVADDVLAIDHGECSLAGPASELTRETLEAHLVV from the coding sequence ATGAGCACGCCGCTGCTGGTTTTTGACGACGTGGTCTGCGGCTACGGCGACACCATGATGCTGCGCGGCCTAGCGGGTGCTGTCGGCACGGGGCGGGTGCTCGCCGTGCTGGGCCGGAACGGCGTGGGCAAGACCACGCTCATGCGTGCGCTCAGCGGCTTTCTTCCGCTGCAGCGGGGCAGGGTGATGCTCGCGGGGCGCGACCTGGCCCGCGTGCCGCCGCAGCAGCGGCTGGCCGCGGGCATGGCCTATGCACCGCAGGAGGGCGTGGTCTTCGGCGACCTCAGTGTGAGAGAAAACCTCTGGCTGCACCTGCGCAGCCGCGACGGCCAACGCTACGGCGCCTGCCTCGAGGCATTTCCGCGCCTGGCCGAGCGCATGCAGCAGAGCGCCGGTTTGCTCAGCGGCGGCGAGCGCAAGTTGCTCTCCTTCACGCGTACCCTCGGGCTGCGTGCGCCGCTCAGCATCCTCGACGAACCCACCGAGGGCGTGCAGCCCGAAAACATCGAGCGCATGGCGCGGCTGGTTCGTGCGCGCAAGGCCGAGGGTGCGTCGTTCGTCATCGTCGAGCAGAACCTGGAGTTCCTTCTGTCCGTGGCCGACGACGTCCTGGCCATCGACCATGGCGAATGCTCGCTGGCGGGGCCGGCCAGCGAGTTGACACGCGAGACGCTGGAAGCGCACCTGGTGGTCTGA
- a CDS encoding LysR family transcriptional regulator has protein sequence MSHLDLNLVRVFVAIYETRSVTQAAERLDVTQPTISYGLAKLRKMYADRLFMRSSDGLIATGLAEQLFERYRDALTTIESTLEQNTTFDPLRSTRRFRLAMSDIGVLYFVPPLLRRFQEAAPHIEIDIVQIPDALGEDLSVGRLDMAIGNIPVLASPMHSVLLFREHYVCLMSANHPTIGERMSLKEFSSARHVMVSSPRSGHFLIEEVLAERGINRNIVARVPQFTVLPQLLSQSDLLVLLPSRVASLYVLQGGLKSLPLPVPLPDFKVQAHWHARQEYSAAHRWLVDEIVQTLSKL, from the coding sequence ATGAGTCATCTGGACCTTAACCTCGTTCGCGTGTTCGTCGCGATCTATGAAACGCGCAGCGTGACGCAAGCGGCGGAGCGGCTCGACGTTACGCAGCCGACCATAAGCTACGGCTTGGCAAAGCTGCGCAAGATGTATGCTGACCGCCTGTTCATGCGCAGCAGTGATGGCCTGATAGCCACCGGCCTGGCGGAGCAGCTGTTCGAGCGCTACCGGGACGCGCTGACCACCATCGAAAGCACCCTCGAGCAGAACACCACCTTCGATCCGCTGCGCTCGACTCGGCGCTTTCGCCTTGCGATGTCGGACATCGGCGTGCTGTATTTCGTGCCGCCGCTGTTGCGCAGGTTTCAGGAGGCTGCGCCGCACATCGAGATCGACATCGTGCAGATTCCCGATGCGCTGGGCGAAGACCTGTCGGTCGGGCGGCTCGACATGGCCATCGGCAACATCCCGGTGCTCGCATCTCCGATGCACAGCGTGCTGCTGTTTCGTGAACACTACGTGTGCTTGATGTCGGCCAACCATCCGACCATCGGCGAGCGCATGAGCCTGAAGGAATTCTCGTCGGCGCGGCACGTGATGGTGTCGTCGCCGCGCTCGGGCCACTTCTTGATCGAGGAGGTGCTGGCCGAGCGCGGCATCAACCGCAACATTGTGGCGCGCGTGCCCCAATTCACCGTGCTGCCGCAGCTGCTGTCGCAGAGCGACCTGCTGGTGCTGTTGCCTTCGCGGGTGGCAAGCCTCTATGTGTTGCAGGGCGGGCTGAAGTCGCTGCCGCTGCCCGTGCCGCTGCCGGACTTCAAGGTGCAGGCCCATTGGCATGCGCGGCAGGAGTACAGCGCGGCCCACCGCTGGTTGGTCGACGAGATCGTACAGACGCTGAGCAAGCTCTGA
- a CDS encoding enolase C-terminal domain-like protein yields the protein MNMPIDPGLLITDVQARAVNVPLEHPVRTSVGVVATAPLVLIDLHTNQGAVGHAYVFTYTPLALRATRRMLLTLGGVLKGQALAPVDLDQLLSQRLRLLGRTGIALMASAGLDMAAWDALAKVRGVPLVELLGGTRRAIAAYDSHSMDGRELGMARAERAMAQGFQAIKTKIGYATLAEDLAIVRALRGVIGDDTQLLVDYNQGLTAIEAVRRIRALEDEGIGWVEEPTLQEDYAGHARIREQVRLPIQMGENWCGPEEMAKALQAGACDLAMPDAMKIGGVTGWLRAAALAQSHGVPMSSHIFQEVSVQLLAVTPTRHLLERMDLAAPVLARPLAFADGTAIAPPEPGTGIAWNEEAVRQYLV from the coding sequence ATGAACATGCCCATCGATCCCGGCCTGTTGATCACCGACGTGCAGGCGCGCGCGGTCAACGTGCCGCTCGAGCACCCCGTGCGCACCAGCGTCGGCGTGGTGGCGACCGCCCCGCTGGTGTTGATCGACCTGCACACCAACCAGGGAGCCGTCGGCCATGCCTACGTTTTCACCTACACGCCGCTCGCCCTGCGGGCCACGCGGCGCATGCTGCTGACGCTGGGCGGCGTGCTCAAGGGCCAGGCGCTCGCGCCCGTCGACCTCGACCAGTTGCTCTCGCAGCGGCTGCGCCTGCTCGGCCGCACCGGCATAGCGCTGATGGCGAGCGCCGGGCTCGACATGGCGGCCTGGGACGCGCTGGCCAAGGTGCGCGGCGTGCCGTTGGTCGAACTGCTCGGCGGCACTCGCCGCGCCATCGCGGCCTATGACAGCCACAGCATGGACGGCCGGGAACTGGGCATGGCGCGCGCCGAACGGGCGATGGCGCAAGGTTTCCAGGCCATCAAGACGAAGATCGGCTATGCCACGCTGGCCGAGGACCTGGCCATCGTTCGCGCGCTGCGCGGCGTGATCGGCGACGACACGCAGCTGCTGGTCGACTACAACCAGGGCCTGACGGCCATCGAGGCGGTGCGCCGCATCCGCGCGCTGGAGGACGAAGGCATCGGCTGGGTCGAGGAGCCGACGCTGCAGGAAGACTACGCCGGCCACGCGCGCATTCGCGAGCAGGTGCGCCTGCCGATCCAGATGGGCGAGAACTGGTGCGGCCCCGAGGAGATGGCCAAGGCGCTGCAGGCCGGTGCCTGCGACCTGGCCATGCCCGACGCAATGAAGATCGGCGGCGTGACCGGCTGGCTGCGCGCCGCGGCGCTGGCGCAGTCGCACGGCGTGCCAATGTCGAGCCATATCTTCCAGGAGGTCAGCGTGCAGCTGCTGGCCGTCACGCCGACACGCCACCTGCTGGAGCGTATGGACCTTGCAGCGCCGGTGCTGGCGCGGCCCCTGGCCTTTGCGGACGGCACCGCCATTGCGCCGCCGGAGCCGGGCACGGGCATCGCATGGAACGAGGAAGCTGTCCGGCAATACCTGGTGTAG
- a CDS encoding ABC transporter ATP-binding protein, which yields MSSASTDSSAALEVRGLFAGYGRIEALHGIDLRLGRGELVALIGANGAGKTTLLRALSGLIKPSAGSVSLFGREIGRESADSRVRAGLSQVLEGRQVFGPLSVQDNLLLGSYTRPERRQQRMEEMYVLFPVLQEKRLLAAGTLSGGQQQMLAIARALMSEPKVLLLDEPSMGLAPLLVKEIFGVIARLKAQGIPILLVEQNAHAALSVADVGYVLETGTITLGGPAAQLLRDERVKAAYLGL from the coding sequence ATGAGCAGCGCAAGTACCGACAGCAGCGCCGCGCTCGAAGTGCGCGGCCTCTTCGCCGGCTACGGCCGCATCGAGGCGCTGCATGGCATCGACCTGCGGCTCGGCCGCGGCGAACTGGTGGCGCTGATCGGCGCCAACGGCGCGGGCAAGACCACGTTGCTGCGCGCGCTCTCCGGCCTTATCAAGCCCAGCGCGGGCAGCGTGAGCCTGTTCGGCCGAGAGATCGGCCGCGAGAGCGCCGACTCGCGCGTGCGTGCCGGGCTGTCGCAGGTGCTGGAAGGCCGGCAGGTCTTCGGACCACTTTCCGTGCAGGACAACCTCCTGCTGGGCAGCTACACCCGACCCGAACGCCGCCAGCAGCGCATGGAAGAGATGTACGTCCTGTTTCCCGTCCTGCAGGAGAAGCGCCTGCTTGCCGCCGGCACGCTCTCGGGCGGCCAGCAGCAGATGCTGGCCATCGCCCGCGCGTTGATGAGCGAGCCCAAGGTGCTGCTGCTCGATGAACCTTCGATGGGCTTGGCGCCGCTGCTGGTGAAGGAGATCTTCGGCGTGATCGCGCGGCTGAAGGCACAAGGCATCCCGATCCTGCTGGTGGAGCAGAACGCGCACGCCGCCCTGTCGGTGGCCGACGTCGGCTATGTGCTGGAAACCGGCACCATCACGCTCGGCGGCCCGGCCGCGCAGCTGCTGCGCGACGAGCGCGTGAAGGCCGCCTACCTCGGACTGTGA
- a CDS encoding ABC transporter ATP-binding protein, whose amino-acid sequence MLEVKNLSKSFGGVHAMQDVSFTVRAGSVHSVIGPNGAGKTTLFNLISGVYEPTRGEILLDGENVAGLAPDQLARRGMSRTFQNLQVCMNMTACENVMLGAHLRTRSSLLGGMTGTTRRADAALREEALRLIDEVGVGRHAHAHATQLSFGLLKRLEIARALASKPRLLLLDEPAAGLNDTETHEITELIRRIAASGVTVLLVEHDMKLVMNISDHLLVLDYGRKLAEGTAAEVRANPQVIAAYLGTEAASEAVDIAEAA is encoded by the coding sequence ATGCTCGAAGTGAAGAACCTCTCCAAGTCCTTCGGCGGCGTGCACGCCATGCAGGACGTGAGCTTCACGGTGCGCGCCGGCTCGGTGCACTCGGTGATCGGGCCCAACGGTGCGGGCAAGACCACACTGTTCAACCTGATCAGCGGCGTGTACGAACCCACGCGCGGCGAGATCCTGCTCGACGGCGAGAACGTGGCAGGCCTCGCACCCGACCAGCTGGCGCGCCGCGGCATGAGCCGCACCTTCCAGAACCTGCAGGTCTGCATGAACATGACCGCTTGCGAGAACGTGATGCTCGGCGCGCACCTGCGCACGCGCAGTTCGCTGCTGGGCGGCATGACGGGCACCACGCGCCGTGCGGACGCCGCGCTGCGCGAGGAGGCACTGCGGCTGATCGACGAGGTGGGTGTTGGCCGGCACGCGCATGCCCACGCCACGCAGCTGTCCTTCGGCCTGCTCAAGCGACTGGAGATTGCGCGCGCGCTGGCGAGCAAGCCTCGCCTCCTGCTGCTCGACGAACCCGCCGCAGGCCTGAACGACACCGAGACGCACGAGATCACCGAACTCATCCGCCGCATCGCGGCCTCGGGCGTGACGGTGCTGTTGGTCGAACACGACATGAAGCTGGTGATGAACATTTCAGACCACTTGCTGGTGCTCGACTACGGCCGCAAGCTCGCCGAAGGCACGGCCGCCGAAGTGCGCGCGAATCCGCAGGTGATCGCGGCTTATCTCGGCACCGAGGCGGCGAGCGAAGCCGTTGACATTGCGGAGGCCGCATGA
- a CDS encoding branched-chain amino acid ABC transporter permease: MKAGTHALLRPSLLVLALVLALLPLAMPNNYVIDVAVRIALAAVAAIGLNLLMGFAGQISIGHAAFVAIGAYGSGIVTVRFGWPPLAAIGGAALGAAVVAWLIAKPILRLKGHSLTMATLGLGVIVNIVLINEVDWTGGPDGMPVPPLVIGGFAFAKVLHWYTLAAVLLWLSVLLSLNLYESPGGRALRGLNGSEVAARVMGVDVARFKVRAFVLSAVFAAVSGSLTAHYLGFISPSLAAFAHSVELATMVVLGGMASTFGAVLGAALLTALPQLLGGLHGYEMVFFGLVLMLTMMFLPKGLVPSIALKLRRKA; the protein is encoded by the coding sequence ATGAAGGCAGGCACGCATGCACTCTTGCGCCCCTCCCTGCTGGTGCTGGCATTGGTGCTCGCGCTGCTTCCGCTGGCCATGCCTAACAACTACGTGATCGATGTGGCCGTGCGCATCGCGCTCGCTGCCGTCGCCGCCATCGGGCTCAACCTGCTGATGGGCTTTGCCGGCCAGATCAGTATCGGGCATGCGGCCTTCGTCGCCATCGGCGCCTACGGCAGCGGCATCGTGACCGTGCGCTTCGGCTGGCCGCCGCTAGCGGCCATCGGGGGCGCGGCCCTTGGCGCGGCGGTTGTCGCCTGGCTGATCGCCAAGCCGATCCTGCGGCTCAAGGGACATTCGCTCACCATGGCCACACTGGGCCTGGGCGTGATCGTCAACATCGTGTTGATCAATGAAGTGGACTGGACCGGCGGGCCCGACGGCATGCCGGTGCCGCCGCTGGTGATCGGCGGCTTCGCGTTCGCGAAGGTGCTGCACTGGTATACGCTGGCGGCGGTGCTGCTGTGGCTGTCGGTGCTGCTTTCGCTCAACCTGTACGAATCACCGGGCGGGCGCGCGTTGCGAGGCCTGAACGGCTCGGAGGTGGCGGCGCGCGTGATGGGGGTGGACGTGGCGCGCTTCAAGGTGCGTGCCTTCGTGCTCTCGGCTGTGTTCGCGGCTGTGTCGGGCAGCCTCACGGCCCACTATCTGGGCTTCATCAGCCCCTCGCTCGCCGCCTTCGCCCACTCGGTGGAACTGGCGACCATGGTGGTGCTCGGCGGCATGGCCTCGACCTTCGGGGCGGTGCTGGGCGCGGCCCTGCTCACCGCCCTGCCGCAACTGCTGGGCGGGCTGCACGGCTACGAGATGGTGTTCTTCGGCCTAGTGCTGATGCTGACCATGATGTTCCTGCCCAAGGGCCTCGTGCCCTCCATTGCGCTCAAGCTGCGCAGGAAGGCCTGA
- a CDS encoding branched-chain amino acid ABC transporter permease: MADLMQFVFSGLTTGAIYALAALGFSLIYNASGVINFAQGDFLMLGAMITAAMLGANLPYGLAIAGGVLATVAAGLLLYRLAIKPAGEASVVSLIIITIGASIFIQGVVQIVLGKNQQTLPPFSGDASLSVLGAYVLPQSLWVLGTAAVLVALCFAFFRFTMIGKAMLAVAANALAARAVGIPTSRVLQLSFGLSALLGAVAGVVAAPITTTVYDIGLMLGMKGFVAATLGGLGSAGGAVVGGLIVGLLEALMAGYVSSAYKDAVPFVLIVFILLVMPHGLFGAKTSERV; the protein is encoded by the coding sequence GTGGCTGACCTCATGCAATTCGTTTTCTCGGGGCTCACCACCGGCGCGATCTATGCGCTGGCCGCGCTGGGCTTCTCGCTGATCTACAACGCCAGCGGCGTCATCAACTTCGCCCAGGGCGATTTCCTGATGCTCGGCGCGATGATCACCGCCGCCATGCTGGGTGCCAACCTGCCGTACGGCCTGGCCATTGCGGGCGGCGTGCTGGCCACCGTGGCGGCGGGCCTGCTGCTCTACCGGCTGGCGATCAAGCCGGCCGGAGAGGCCAGCGTGGTGTCGCTCATCATCATCACCATCGGTGCTTCGATCTTCATCCAGGGCGTGGTGCAGATCGTGCTTGGCAAGAACCAGCAGACGCTTCCGCCCTTCAGCGGCGACGCGTCGCTCTCCGTTCTCGGCGCCTATGTGCTGCCTCAGAGCCTGTGGGTGCTGGGCACGGCGGCGGTGCTGGTCGCCCTGTGCTTTGCGTTCTTCCGCTTCACCATGATTGGCAAGGCGATGCTGGCGGTGGCCGCCAACGCGCTGGCGGCGCGCGCGGTGGGTATCCCCACATCGCGCGTGCTGCAGCTATCCTTCGGCCTCTCGGCGCTGCTGGGCGCCGTGGCCGGCGTGGTGGCCGCACCGATCACCACCACCGTCTACGACATCGGACTCATGCTGGGCATGAAGGGCTTCGTCGCGGCCACGCTCGGCGGCCTCGGCAGTGCGGGCGGCGCGGTAGTGGGCGGGCTCATCGTCGGGCTGCTGGAGGCGCTGATGGCAGGCTACGTGTCGTCGGCCTACAAGGACGCGGTGCCCTTCGTGCTGATCGTCTTCATTCTGCTGGTCATGCCGCACGGGCTGTTCGGTGCCAAAACCTCGGAGCGCGTATGA